The genomic DNA TTGGTCGTATTGTTGTAATACCTGATGAATACCTTCTTCACTGGCAGCATAAACCTTCAGCGGCCGACCAATTTTGTTACTCAAAAAGTCGGTCGCTTGAACATTATCGGGATCAAGCATGCCAATGATAATGCGATTACCGCTCTCGCCAAGAGGCACGGCCATGTAGCGCTGTGCAAGGTCTTGCGGCACTAACTGCAAAATGTCTGGATCAACTTTAGCGTTACTAAGATCGACGTAGGGCGTGTTACTGGCCCTGGCAATTAACTTAGTCAGATGTTCATTCGTAATAATCTTTTCAGCAATTAAGAGCCCAAAAAACGGCATTTTTCTGTCTTCAGCTAGAGCATGAAGGCTCTGTAGCTTTTCGGCCGTAACTTCACCGCCTTCAACAAGACTTTCTTCTACCCTTTTCTGTATTTCAGCCGAGATCATACTCATATTTTTGGTCTAAGCTCCTATTGGCTTTCCCTAAAGTCGGCTTACTGGCTAGCTTGGAAGGGTTTTGTATTATTACTTTCACCAATTTTAATTAATTGTGTTGGATTAACTGCCTGATCGTTAAAGATACTACCGCTGACAGGTCGTTTAAACTCAGCGCTAATCACTGGTACAACCTCGACTTTTACTTGTTTATCGGCGGGATTTCCGATTAGTAGTTTCGCCAGGAAAAACGCAGCAAAAGCACTTATCAGAGTTACGACTATAATTGTATTTCTATCCTTAGGCTTCATTTATCCCCTCCCCGTAGTACTAGAACTAGCTACTTTGCAACACCCAATCAAATGCCCTGCCTCAAAGGCCGCCAAGTACTGCGTACCGTGTACTGCGTACATCACTTCACCACCTTAGTAGTTACGTCAAACCTAGCCTCAGGCTGGTAGTAAGTAGTTAGATCTGTATTAAGCGTCATTGAGCTATCAGAGCCAGAAAGACGCAAATTATTTACATAGAGCGGCCTGATTGATGATTCCAAAGTTTTTATAAATGCTTGGATTTTAGTGTAATCACCTGTTACCGACAGGGGAACTTTTAGCTCTACCGGCGTTGCGCTGGCCAGTGCTGGCTGGGCTGCATTGCTTGCCGAGGAGGTAGAATTATCAGTCCCGCCCAACGCCGAAATAGTTACTCCGCCTTGGCTCTGTACCAGTTTCTCGATGCTAGTCACAAAAGCCGGAAAATCGTATTGGCTTGGCAGCGCATCCAGCACAATTCTGCTGTTGTCGCCATCACGGGTAGCGCTACCACTTTTGCTCCCACCAAGGATATTGACATCTTCATTTGCAAACGAACCGTAGGAGCTAACCAAAGTGTCGATATTAGCCTTGTTAGTTTTCAAAGTTTTCAAGGCAGCTCGCTTTTCATTCATTACTCTTCCGTTAAATAGTGCCTGCCTCACCAGAGAACTGACGCCAAACAAGGCAAAAATAAGTGAAGCTACAGCTATCGAAGTCATTATTACGATCTTCTGATTAGCCTTATCTATCAAGGAATATTTAATGGAAAACCCTTTTTTTGAATCTCCGCCCATACTACTGACCCTCACTTTTGTTCTCAAATAACTGAGCCGGTTTCTCTGTCTCCGAACGAGTACTAACAATATCTGGTACCGTCAAAACTGGCTGTTTTGTAGCATCGCTCAGAACTGGTTCGTATTTTGCGCTGATCGAGAAACTGCTACTAATTCCGCCGCGTGTCAAAGTCGTAGATACCTGGCTAAAAGCCTTTGTTTCGCTGTTATCGCCGTCACTAACTTTTGCGAACTTCAGAGTATCGCTAAACCTGTTCACCACTTCCAGCGAAGGAGCAGTACCGGTAAAAGTCACGGTGTGATCAACAGCATTAAGCTCAAAACTAGCAAGCTTGACATCAGCTGGTGTTAGTTTATTTATGTATTCAAAGAACCTTGAAGAGATAGGCTTTTTGTCATGCAAGCCTGGCAATGCATTGAGTTGATTCTGGATCGTCAAGATCTTATCAAGGTCAGGGGTAGCCTGAATACTACTTTTTACACTTTTTATGTCGTTAGTCAGGTTGGCAGTCAGCTTATTTTGTCCCAGCACGAACATCAAAGCTAGTAGTGTAGCTCCGGCAGAGCCTAATATAACTAAAGTGCTAATAGTCATAATTCGGCGCTTCAACTGCCGTGCTTTGACGTACTTCAGCTTTACATCTGGCAGCAAGTTAAATTGAATCATACTTGAACTCCTAAGCGTATAGTCCCTAGTCCATAGTACATAGTCTTTGGCATGAAAAGACTAACAGTTGAGTGCTCAGTGAGTTTTCTTGCTGAGTAGCGCAACGAGGCGTACATTTCGTACGACGATCGAGCAACGGAAGCAAAAAACTCGCTGAGTGCCAACAGCAAATCAAAAAGCACAGCTTTGCTGGGGTTTTGGGTTTGTGATGTTAGTCTTTTCATTCGTCCCTCTCTGCTAAGCCAGCCGCAACCGAGAACTGATGCGAAACTGTCATCAATTCGTTTTGTCTCTCTTGTCCAAACAAGATATTGCGCCAGGCGTTCCCGATCTCAACCGTTACAGCAAACTTGTTGGCAATATTAAGAGGTAATTCCGGTAATGTCGAAGCCGCTCCCGTCACTATAATCCGTTCCAGTTTTGCATCGCCATAACGAGCACTAAAGAACTTAATCGACTTCTCGATCTCACTCATCAAAATTTCGACAGAACTAGCAATAGCGTTGTGAATCTGTCCTTCTAGCTTATCTTTGCTCATTCCAAACTTATAGACGAATTGCTCAGCCTGTTTTTCGTCGATCCCTAGGTTTTGCATAGCCGCTTTTACTATCCCTGTGCTACCAATAGGTATCGTACGCATCAGTCTCGGTACTCCGCCCAGCACAACTATAAGATCACTCGAAACATCGCCCATGTCTACCATTAGCGCCGCACCCATGGCTGTCGGGTCTAACAATGCTCTGCTAATCGCCAAGCTATCTGGCTCAAAAGCAATTACGTTCAGCCCGATCGACTCGAGCATATCCAGGCGCTTCTCTACAAAATCATTAGCCACACTCGAAATAAGCACCTCTACCTTGCTGGCCTCTTTGGGCGAATCACCCAGTAGCGCCCAATCAATCTTGCTCTCGCTAAGAGGTGTTGGGATCAGTGAATCAGCTTGGTATTTAATAGTTTTCGCTAAATCTTCAGGGCTCAATCTGTCGATGTCGACGACCGCCGAAAAAACTTTATTGCTTGGGATACCAACGGCCACGTTGTTAGCACTAATCCCTACTTCGCTAATCAGCTCTCTAACAGCCATTGCCACTTTTTGCTGATCAGCTGCCGCATCGCTTTGGCTAATCTTAGAATCTATCGCTTTAGCCCCATATTTAAACAAGGTTCTTTGTGCGCCACCCCGAAGCTGCACAACTCGAATAGAGCTAGTGCCTATATCAAGCCCAAAGAAATCACTTTGCCCACTCAAGATACCCATATTGCTTATATTGTAAAGCATAAGCTATTTCATGCAAAGCCTGAAATTAGCTAGTCCCTAGACCCTTGTCGGTTGTCCCTAGTTATCAAGCTAGACTTTTAGAAAGCTTAGTCAGCATTTTTTGTATAATCTCTAGTTCTTCAATTATTGCGGCTATTCCAATTTTATAAATGTCTTCAACCATTATTAGTTGGGTCTCTAGTTCTGCGGCAGAGCCCGATGCTATTCGCAAGAAATGTTTAAACTCTTTGTCATTCCTCCTCCTATAGCCCTCTGCAATATTTGAAGGTATGCTCACGCTCGATCTCTTCATCTGAGAAGATAGTGCAAAGTCTTCTGTCTTTAGCAATTTTCTACATACTAAGTACACTTCCTTGACTAGCGATCGTGATCTTTGCCACACTTTAAGATCATTAAAGTTTTTATCCATAAACCAAATATAGATTACAAAGTAGGGATAAACAAAAGCGCTACGCGCTATCCCGTCATAAACGGCTACGGACTAGGGACTACTAGCTAGGGTCTAGCCACCAAGCTTTTAAATCGGATCGACCGATTAAAAGCTTGGTGGTAAGCTATTCACCGACTCATAATCTCTAAACTGATTCTCTGGATTATTAACTGCCCCAGCTGGACTAGACAGGTAAAATTCAGGTGTTAGACGTATCGTCTCACCCGCCGTGGTAATCGAGCCAGCAAAGGTTTCGTTTGGCGTTGACTGGTTCATCGTTCCCGCCAGCCGCCACAAGTTCAGTTTATTAGTGATCACCGCCCCGTTTATCTGTAGTCTCTTGTCAAGGCAAGGGTTGGGTGACATCAAGCTGACATCTGTATCTTTGTTGGCGTTACCCCTCGGATCTCCGGCGTTCAGCGCCTCGGCATAGCAAGTATAAAGCGTACCATTAGCCACCAAAACGCCGTCGAACCGCGCCAGCCTAGGGCTAATATATATATTACCCGTTGCCACAATAATTAGCGACGGCATGTTGCCTACGTTTGTCCAACCAGCGTTGTTATAGGCAATTGCCGCGTCGCCGCTTGGTCCAATGTACGCATCACCATCTACATAAATCCTGTACTTACCACTCACTGCGCCACTAGTCGTGAAGTAAGTATCGCCATTATAGCGCTGCACTGTGCTGCTGCCAGCAGGAGCAGTCGACAGCGAAACCGCGCCGCCAGCAGCACCGCCAGCCGGCATATCTGCCAACCAATCGGCCGTACACATTGGGTAACCAGCACGGCCACCCAGGTCTTCCTCGGCAGTTATTGTGCTATTAAACGCCGTCGCATAAGAGTTGGCATCTGGGAAGGTGTTGGCTAGCACCCGCCGCTGCGGGAAAGCATTGTCGGCCCCATTCTGCGTACTCGTTCTAAAGCCGGTTATGGAGCCTTGCGCCGTCGCAAGTAGCTGCGATCCCGAACCAACCAAAGCAAACGGATCATTAGCTGTCCGATC from Candidatus Saccharibacteria bacterium includes the following:
- the pilM gene encoding type IV pilus assembly protein PilM, yielding MGILSGQSDFFGLDIGTSSIRVVQLRGGAQRTLFKYGAKAIDSKISQSDAAADQQKVAMAVRELISEVGISANNVAVGIPSNKVFSAVVDIDRLSPEDLAKTIKYQADSLIPTPLSESKIDWALLGDSPKEASKVEVLISSVANDFVEKRLDMLESIGLNVIAFEPDSLAISRALLDPTAMGAALMVDMGDVSSDLIVVLGGVPRLMRTIPIGSTGIVKAAMQNLGIDEKQAEQFVYKFGMSKDKLEGQIHNAIASSVEILMSEIEKSIKFFSARYGDAKLERIIVTGAASTLPELPLNIANKFAVTVEIGNAWRNILFGQERQNELMTVSHQFSVAAGLAERDE
- a CDS encoding four helix bundle protein translates to MDKNFNDLKVWQRSRSLVKEVYLVCRKLLKTEDFALSSQMKRSSVSIPSNIAEGYRRRNDKEFKHFLRIASGSAAELETQLIMVEDIYKIGIAAIIEELEIIQKMLTKLSKSLA